One Streptomyces mobaraensis NBRC 13819 = DSM 40847 DNA segment encodes these proteins:
- a CDS encoding cobalt-precorrin-5B (C(1))-methyltransferase yields MAGVTDTTAAAGAPGATAKGGRAAQLAHTGLRHGWTTGACATAATTAAYTALLTGDFPDPVTITLPKGQTPAFALAAEELAAGHAMAAIVKDAGDDPDVTHGALIRATVRLLPPGSGVVFRAGPGVGTVTRPGLPLPVGEPAINPVPRRLMTEHVAEVAARHGGTGDVEIEVSVDHGEEIARSTWNPRLGILGGLSILGTTGVVVPYSCSAWIDSIRRGVDVARAAGRRHVAGCTGSTSEKVAVAVHGLPEDALLDMGDFAGAVLKYIRRHPVDRLTIAGGFAKLSKLAAGHLDLHSSRSQVDKGFLAELARHAGADEALAAEVVSANTGLDALQRCAARGVPLGDLVAATARDEALTVLRGAPVAVDVLCVDRAGTIVGRAESRGPGRG; encoded by the coding sequence GTGGCCGGCGTGACCGACACCACGGCGGCGGCCGGGGCCCCCGGCGCGACGGCCAAGGGCGGCCGCGCCGCGCAGCTCGCGCACACGGGTCTGCGGCACGGCTGGACGACGGGCGCCTGCGCGACGGCCGCGACCACCGCCGCGTACACCGCCCTGCTCACCGGGGACTTCCCCGATCCGGTGACGATCACCCTGCCCAAGGGGCAGACGCCGGCCTTCGCCCTGGCGGCGGAGGAACTGGCCGCCGGGCACGCGATGGCGGCGATCGTCAAGGACGCGGGGGACGACCCGGACGTCACCCACGGCGCCCTGATCCGCGCCACCGTTCGGCTCCTGCCGCCCGGCTCGGGGGTCGTCTTCCGGGCGGGCCCGGGCGTCGGCACGGTCACCCGGCCGGGACTTCCGCTGCCGGTGGGCGAACCGGCGATCAACCCGGTGCCGCGCCGGCTGATGACCGAGCACGTGGCGGAGGTCGCGGCCCGGCACGGCGGGACGGGCGACGTGGAGATCGAGGTCTCGGTCGACCACGGCGAGGAGATCGCCCGCTCCACCTGGAACCCCCGGCTGGGCATCCTGGGCGGCCTGTCCATCCTCGGCACGACGGGCGTCGTCGTGCCCTACTCCTGCTCCGCCTGGATCGACAGCATCCGCCGCGGCGTCGACGTGGCCCGCGCGGCGGGGCGCCGGCACGTGGCCGGCTGTACGGGCTCGACGTCCGAGAAGGTCGCGGTGGCCGTGCACGGGCTGCCCGAGGACGCGCTGCTCGACATGGGCGACTTCGCGGGCGCGGTGCTCAAGTACATCCGCCGGCACCCGGTGGACCGGCTGACCATCGCGGGCGGCTTCGCCAAGCTCTCCAAACTGGCGGCCGGCCACCTGGACCTGCACTCGTCCCGCTCCCAGGTCGACAAGGGCTTCCTCGCCGAACTGGCCCGCCACGCCGGCGCGGACGAGGCCCTCGCGGCCGAGGTCGTCTCCGCCAACACCGGTCTGGACGCCCTCCAGCGCTGCGCCGCGCGCGGCGTCCCGCTCGGCGACCTGGTCGCGGCGACGGCCCGCGACGAGGCCCTGACCGTCCTGCGCGGCGCACCCGTCGCCGTCGACGTGCTGTGCGTCGACCGGGCGGGGACGATCGTGGGGCGGGCGGAGTCCAGGGGGCCGGGGCGGGGCTGA
- a CDS encoding cobalt-precorrin-6A reductase, with protein sequence MSVGAERHILILGGTTEARGLAAALAGEPALRVTSSLAGRVAAPRLPAGQVRIGGFGGPEGLARWLREQHVDALIDATHPFADTISSNAARAAAEAQVPLLAVRRPGWTAGPGDDWRPVGSLAEAAEALPGLGNRVFLTTGRMGLAAFAHLENMWFLVRSVDAPSPPMPPRTEILLARGPFTVDGERELLRRHRVDVLVTKDSGAAATAAKLTAAREAGIPVVVVRRPPLPAGVPTVAAPEEAVAWLRGTGAV encoded by the coding sequence GTGAGCGTGGGTGCCGAGCGCCACATCCTGATCCTGGGCGGCACGACGGAGGCCCGCGGGCTCGCCGCCGCGCTGGCCGGCGAGCCCGCGCTGCGGGTCACCAGCTCGCTCGCCGGACGCGTCGCCGCGCCGCGGCTGCCCGCGGGGCAGGTGCGGATCGGCGGTTTCGGCGGCCCCGAGGGGCTGGCCCGGTGGCTGCGCGAGCAGCACGTCGACGCGCTCATCGACGCCACGCATCCTTTCGCCGACACGATCAGTTCCAACGCGGCGAGGGCCGCCGCGGAGGCTCAGGTTCCGTTGCTGGCCGTCCGCCGCCCCGGCTGGACGGCGGGACCGGGGGACGACTGGCGTCCGGTCGGGTCGCTGGCCGAAGCGGCGGAGGCGCTGCCCGGCCTGGGGAACCGCGTCTTCCTGACCACGGGCAGGATGGGACTCGCCGCCTTCGCGCACCTAGAGAATATGTGGTTCCTCGTGCGCTCGGTCGACGCCCCCTCGCCGCCGATGCCGCCCCGGACCGAGATCCTGCTGGCCCGGGGCCCCTTCACGGTCGACGGGGAGCGCGAACTGCTGCGCCGGCACCGCGTCGACGTCCTGGTGACGAAGGACAGCGGCGCCGCGGCCACGGCCGCGAAGCTGACCGCCGCCCGCGAGGCCGGGATCCCCGTCGTCGTCGTCCGCCGCCCGCCGCTGCCCGCGGGCGTGCCGACGGTCGCCGCGCCGGAGGAGGCGGTGGCGTGGCTGCGGGGGACGGGGGCGGTCTGA
- a CDS encoding NDP-hexose 2,3-dehydratase family protein, translating to MSTDLAEFHRWFEERRAAHAYRVTRVPLTKLDGWSADPETGDLLHRSGRFFGVHGLDVRVPGRAVEEWRQPVISQPEHGVLGILVRDFDGVPHCLLQAKMEPGNVNALQLSPTVQATRSNYTRVHRGRAVPYLDLFTTLGRGRPLADALQSEQGAWFLAKRNRNIVVRTVRSDEEVPVLDDFRWLSMDEIGRLLAVDDLVNMDTRTVLSHLAGSAGPAAARFHGRPFHSLPELLNWLTHHRTAEPTVRRRIPLRETTGWRVTDDEVSHEEGRYFRIIGVDVRAGSREVAAWSQPLLAPRGQGVVAFLVRDIGGTPHVLVQARAEAGTRDTAEIGPTVQCVPANYAHLPGDRRPRHLDTVLAAASAPPPGRVLFDVVQSEEGGRFHHARNRYLAVRVGDDVPLDQGDAFRWATCGQLAALNQYGGLLNVEARTLLACMGFIP from the coding sequence GTGTCCACCGATCTCGCCGAATTCCACCGCTGGTTCGAGGAACGCCGCGCAGCGCACGCCTACCGGGTCACCCGCGTGCCCCTGACGAAGCTCGACGGCTGGAGCGCGGACCCGGAGACCGGCGATCTCCTGCACCGCAGCGGTCGCTTCTTCGGCGTGCACGGCCTGGACGTCCGGGTGCCCGGGCGCGCGGTGGAGGAGTGGCGGCAGCCCGTCATCAGCCAGCCGGAACACGGCGTCCTCGGCATCCTCGTCCGGGACTTCGACGGCGTCCCGCACTGCCTGCTCCAGGCCAAGATGGAGCCCGGCAACGTCAACGCCCTCCAGCTGTCGCCCACCGTGCAGGCCACCCGCAGCAACTACACCCGGGTCCACCGGGGCCGCGCGGTCCCGTACCTCGACCTGTTCACCACCCTGGGCCGCGGCCGGCCGCTCGCGGACGCGCTGCAGAGCGAGCAGGGCGCCTGGTTCCTCGCCAAGCGCAACCGCAACATCGTCGTCCGGACCGTCCGAAGCGACGAGGAGGTACCGGTCCTCGACGACTTCCGCTGGCTGAGCATGGACGAGATCGGCCGGCTGCTCGCGGTGGACGACCTGGTCAACATGGACACCCGGACCGTCCTCTCGCACCTCGCCGGCAGCGCCGGGCCCGCCGCCGCCCGCTTCCACGGCCGCCCGTTTCACTCCCTCCCCGAACTCCTCAACTGGCTCACCCACCACAGAACGGCCGAACCGACCGTCCGCCGCCGCATACCGCTGCGGGAGACCACCGGCTGGCGGGTGACCGACGACGAGGTGAGCCACGAGGAGGGCCGCTACTTCCGGATCATCGGCGTCGACGTCCGGGCGGGCAGCCGGGAGGTGGCCGCCTGGTCCCAGCCGCTGCTCGCCCCCCGCGGTCAGGGCGTCGTCGCCTTCCTGGTGCGCGACATCGGCGGCACCCCGCACGTCCTGGTACAGGCCAGGGCGGAGGCCGGCACCCGGGACACGGCCGAGATCGGCCCCACCGTGCAGTGCGTCCCCGCCAACTACGCCCACCTGCCGGGGGACCGGCGCCCGCGGCACCTCGACACCGTGCTGGCCGCCGCCTCGGCGCCGCCGCCCGGCCGCGTCCTGTTCGACGTGGTGCAGTCCGAGGAGGGCGGCCGCTTCCACCACGCCCGCAACCGCTACCTGGCCGTCCGGGTCGGCGACGACGTCCCGCTCGACCAGGGCGACGCCTTCCGCTGGGCGACCTGCGGCCAGCTCGCCGCGCTCAACCAGTACGGCGGCCTCCTGAACGTGGAGGCCCGCACGCTGCTCGCGTGCATGGGGTTCATCCCGTAG
- a CDS encoding precorrin-2 C(20)-methyltransferase: MSEQQSPATGRLYGVGLGPGDPSLMTLRAVECIAAADVVAYHSARHGRSIARSIAERHLRADHIEEPLVYPVTTETTDHPGGYRGAMEEFYEEAAARLAAHLDAGRTVAVLAEGDPLFYSSYMHMHKRLSHRYPTEVVPGVTSVSAAAARLGEPLVEGEEVLTVLPGTLPEEELAARLAATDSAVVMKLGRTFPAVRGALERSGRLAEARYVERATMPGERTGRVAEVDPESVPYFSVAVLPSRVAAATGPVPAEEPSGTDGGEVVVVGLGPAGPRWLTPEARGELAAAEDVVGYTTYVDRVPLRPGQRRHASDNKVESERAEFALDLARQGRRVAVVSSGDPGVFAMASAVLEVASEGPYRDIPVRIVPGMTAAHAAAARAGAPLGHDYAVVSLSDRLKPWEVIAERLRAAAAADLVLALYNPGSRSRVWQVGKARDLLLEHRSPDTPVVLGRDVGGPEESVRVVRLGELVPEEVDMRTLLIVGSTQTRAVRRGPGEGTDIVWTPRRYPER; the protein is encoded by the coding sequence GTGAGCGAGCAGCAGTCCCCGGCCACCGGCCGCCTCTACGGGGTGGGCCTGGGCCCCGGCGACCCGTCGCTGATGACCCTGCGGGCGGTGGAGTGCATCGCGGCGGCCGACGTCGTCGCGTACCACAGCGCCCGCCACGGCCGCAGCATCGCGCGTTCCATCGCCGAACGGCACCTGCGCGCCGACCACATCGAGGAGCCGCTGGTCTACCCGGTCACCACGGAGACCACGGACCACCCGGGCGGCTACCGGGGCGCGATGGAGGAGTTCTACGAGGAGGCCGCGGCGCGGCTGGCCGCGCACCTGGACGCCGGGCGCACGGTGGCGGTGCTCGCGGAGGGCGACCCGCTCTTCTACAGCTCCTACATGCACATGCACAAGCGGCTCTCCCACCGCTACCCGACCGAGGTCGTCCCCGGCGTCACGTCCGTCAGCGCCGCCGCGGCGCGGCTGGGCGAGCCGCTGGTCGAGGGCGAGGAGGTCCTGACCGTCCTGCCGGGCACGCTGCCGGAGGAGGAGCTGGCCGCGCGGCTCGCGGCGACCGACTCCGCCGTGGTGATGAAGCTCGGCCGCACCTTCCCGGCGGTGCGGGGCGCGCTGGAGCGCTCCGGCCGGCTGGCGGAGGCGCGGTACGTGGAGCGGGCCACGATGCCCGGCGAGCGCACCGGGCGGGTGGCGGAGGTGGACCCGGAGTCCGTCCCGTACTTCTCGGTGGCCGTGCTGCCCAGCCGGGTGGCCGCCGCCACCGGTCCCGTCCCGGCGGAGGAGCCTTCGGGGACGGACGGCGGCGAGGTCGTCGTCGTCGGACTGGGCCCGGCCGGGCCGCGGTGGCTGACGCCGGAGGCGCGCGGTGAACTGGCCGCCGCCGAGGACGTCGTCGGCTACACCACCTACGTGGACCGGGTGCCCCTCCGCCCCGGGCAGCGCCGCCACGCCTCGGACAACAAGGTGGAGTCGGAACGCGCCGAGTTCGCCCTGGACCTGGCCCGGCAGGGGCGCCGGGTGGCGGTCGTCTCCTCGGGCGACCCGGGCGTCTTCGCGATGGCCAGCGCCGTCCTGGAGGTCGCCTCGGAGGGCCCGTACCGGGACATCCCGGTGCGGATCGTGCCGGGCATGACGGCCGCGCACGCGGCGGCGGCCCGGGCGGGCGCGCCGCTCGGGCACGACTACGCGGTGGTGTCGCTCTCCGACCGGCTCAAGCCGTGGGAGGTCATCGCGGAGCGGCTGCGCGCCGCCGCCGCGGCCGACCTGGTGCTCGCCCTGTACAACCCGGGCTCGCGCAGCCGCGTCTGGCAGGTCGGCAAGGCTCGCGACCTGCTGCTGGAGCACCGCTCCCCGGACACCCCGGTGGTACTCGGCCGGGACGTGGGCGGCCCGGAGGAGAGCGTCCGCGTGGTCCGGCTCGGGGAACTCGTCCCCGAGGAGGTCGACATGCGCACCCTCCTCATCGTCGGCTCGACGCAGACGCGGGCGGTGCGGCGCGGCCCCGGCGAGGGGACGGACATCGTCTGGACGCCGCGGCGGTATCCGGAGCGGTGA
- a CDS encoding precorrin-8X methylmutase, translated as MFDYDKDGASIYRQSFATIRAEADLGGLPPDVSRVAVRMIHACGMTDLVRDLAYSPDVVTAARKALLAGAPILCDANMVASGVTRKRLPADNEVLCTLTDPAVPELAARMGTTRSAAALELWRDRLDGAVVAVGNAPTALFRLLEMVAEGAPRPAAVLGIPVGFIGAAESKDALAENTLGLEYLVVRGRRGGSAMAAAAINAIASEEE; from the coding sequence GTGTTCGACTACGACAAGGACGGCGCGTCCATCTACCGCCAGTCCTTCGCCACCATCCGCGCCGAGGCGGACCTCGGCGGCCTGCCGCCGGACGTGTCCCGGGTCGCGGTCCGCATGATCCACGCCTGTGGGATGACGGACCTGGTGCGCGACCTCGCGTACTCCCCGGACGTCGTGACCGCGGCGCGCAAGGCGCTGCTCGCGGGCGCGCCGATCCTCTGCGACGCCAACATGGTCGCCAGCGGCGTCACCCGCAAGCGGCTGCCGGCGGACAACGAGGTGCTGTGCACCCTCACCGACCCGGCCGTGCCCGAACTCGCCGCCCGCATGGGCACGACGCGCAGCGCCGCGGCCCTGGAGCTGTGGCGGGACCGGCTGGACGGGGCCGTGGTGGCCGTCGGCAACGCGCCCACCGCGCTGTTCCGGCTGCTGGAGATGGTGGCCGAGGGCGCGCCGCGCCCGGCGGCGGTGCTCGGCATACCCGTCGGGTTCATCGGCGCGGCCGAGTCGAAGGACGCCCTGGCGGAGAACACGCTGGGGCTGGAGTACCTGGTGGTGCGCGGGCGGCGCGGCGGCAGCGCCATGGCCGCCGCCGCGATCAACGCGATAGCGAGCGAGGAAGAGTGA
- a CDS encoding cobalamin biosynthesis protein CobG yields the protein MPVTPTPPGGDRVRDRGDACPGALRLHAADDGALARVRLPAGLLTIRQAAELAALAEESGDGNLDITSRGNIQLRALPAGSGGELGTRLRAAGLLPSDRHERVRNIAASPLHGLDGTGHADVGAWARELDRLLCADDEVTALSGRFLFGLDDGRGDIAALVPDVTLIAEPDGGTAVLCYAAEGPGLRLPAADAPRAAVVAARHFLAAHGGSAWRVTELPADRRPDVTALAAALAAAGMTAVPAAVPTARSAAPPPGPVSGPHGRTALSVAAPLGRLTAGQWRLLVAAAEAGSGELRVTPWRGVVVPGLADAGEAAARLAGLADAGLVVSAASPWYGAGACAGRPGCAKSRADVRADATAALTGTRPGGTGDLPVYWSGCERRCGHPGGRWVDVLAADDGYRVAVRTGGGGPEDGGHPVTVTASDLPGAVAAARSGPDGDGTP from the coding sequence ATGCCCGTCACCCCCACACCCCCCGGCGGCGACCGCGTCCGCGACCGCGGCGACGCGTGCCCCGGCGCCCTCCGCCTGCACGCCGCCGACGACGGCGCACTGGCCCGCGTCCGCCTCCCGGCCGGACTTCTGACGATCCGTCAGGCGGCGGAACTGGCCGCGCTGGCGGAGGAGTCGGGCGACGGCAACCTCGACATCACCTCCCGGGGCAACATCCAGCTCCGCGCCCTGCCCGCCGGCTCCGGAGGCGAGCTGGGGACCCGCCTCCGTGCCGCCGGCCTCCTCCCCTCCGACCGCCACGAGCGCGTCCGGAACATCGCCGCGTCCCCCCTGCACGGCCTCGACGGGACCGGCCACGCGGACGTCGGCGCCTGGGCCCGCGAACTGGACCGTCTGCTCTGCGCGGACGACGAGGTCACCGCCCTCTCCGGCCGCTTCCTCTTCGGCCTCGACGACGGCCGCGGCGACATCGCCGCCCTCGTCCCCGATGTGACATTGATCGCAGAGCCGGACGGCGGGACGGCCGTGCTCTGTTACGCCGCCGAGGGCCCGGGCCTGCGCCTCCCGGCCGCCGATGCGCCCCGCGCGGCCGTCGTCGCGGCCCGTCACTTCCTCGCCGCGCACGGCGGTTCCGCGTGGCGGGTCACGGAACTCCCCGCCGACCGCCGCCCGGACGTCACCGCCCTGGCCGCCGCCCTCGCCGCCGCCGGGATGACCGCCGTCCCCGCCGCCGTCCCCACGGCCCGTTCGGCCGCGCCGCCACCGGGACCGGTGTCCGGACCCCACGGCCGTACCGCCCTCTCCGTCGCCGCTCCGCTGGGCCGGCTGACCGCCGGTCAGTGGCGGCTGCTGGTCGCCGCCGCCGAGGCCGGTTCCGGCGAACTGCGCGTGACGCCCTGGCGGGGCGTCGTCGTCCCCGGCCTGGCCGACGCGGGAGAGGCCGCCGCCCGGCTCGCCGGACTCGCGGACGCCGGCCTGGTGGTCTCCGCCGCCTCCCCCTGGTACGGCGCGGGCGCCTGCGCCGGGCGCCCGGGCTGCGCCAAGTCGCGCGCCGACGTGCGCGCCGACGCGACCGCCGCGCTCACCGGCACGCGCCCTGGCGGCACCGGGGACCTGCCGGTCTACTGGTCGGGGTGCGAACGGCGCTGCGGACACCCCGGCGGGCGGTGGGTCGACGTCCTGGCGGCGGACGACGGCTACCGCGTGGCGGTACGGACCGGGGGCGGGGGGCCGGAGGACGGCGGTCACCCCGTCACCGTCACCGCGTCCGACCTGCCCGGCGCGGTGGCCGCCGCCCGCTCCGGCCCGGACGGCGACGGGACGCCGTGA